Proteins found in one Thalassophryne amazonica chromosome 1, fThaAma1.1, whole genome shotgun sequence genomic segment:
- the si:ch73-174h16.4 gene encoding leucine-rich repeat-containing protein 14 — MVPALVSLCARVVVSDHSSSPRWISCLPRELYTPLLEAAVSDCRPLAVGELVQRWPERTLQVGPGPRGRAWPDRLCIQALLNGVTRGISNQSCALKILDLCGLQSPSKAQIDRGDLMGGWSLTVAVCSMVIQASAGMKERKRFSALKREKDVKRERGRWQMSINQDPGNASTDGSGFFGTDRIGLSGRLSQEDLVKGVRRRMEMERKRESTLADVAGSRRDNEETDPDRDVLMHVIVDLFANSRSFGRIHIALTTLGPLKLHCRYLRVEDLTMPKLRTLLSLLPHQSLLGFDIRYTSLGAAGFIELLPLLSTFPALHSLQLHYCNLDIRRDYFVEDDELRTMSQGLARLQKLKRLSVTALHMPGQLRAFLSSLPQPLETLEISSSRLRSEDFAYLSRSHHASSLQQLDLSSNRLDNSILPSLRHLLYQASSSLQDLCLCACGLTDNGLGLLQPSLQCCRALKSLALASNLLSMAGILDLVRTAVRMPSLRRLLYPMPVESSDEDLDCPLLESTITIQLNRILLDSGRSNMLLTSELDTFDENILD, encoded by the exons ATGGTGCCTGCGTTGGTCAGTCTCTGTGCCCGGGTGGTGGTCAGTGACCACAGCTCGTCTCCCCGCTGGATCAGCTGTTTGCCCAGAGAGCTGTACACCCCGCTGCTGGAGGCCGCTGTGTCCGACTGCCGACCGTTAGCCGTCGGTGAGCTGGTCCAGCGGTGGCCTGAACGCACCCTGCAGGTTGGACCGGGTCCGAGAGGGCGAGCTTGGCCGGACCGACTCTGCATCCAGGCGCTCTTAAATGGAGTTACCAGAGGGATCTCGAACCAAAG CTGTGCCCTGAAAATATTGGACCTCTGTGGTCTGCAAAGTCCCAGCAAGGCACAGATTGACCGGGGAGACTTAATGGGTGGCTGGTCTCTGACTGTAGCTGTGTGCAGCATGGTCATTCAAGCCAGTGCTGGGATGAAGGAAAGAAAAAGGTTCTCAGCTCTGAAGAGAGAAAAGGATGTGAAGCGAGAGAGAGGACGATGGCAGATGAGTATCAATCAAGACCCTGGTAACGCAAGCACAGATGGCTCAGGTTTTTTTGGAACAGACAGGATTGGATTGTCTGGGAGGCTGAGCCAAGAGGATCTGGTTAAAGGAGTGAGGAGGAGGATGGAGATGGAGCGGAAGAGGGAGAGCACATTGGCGGACGTAGCAGGTAGCAGAAGGGACAATGAGGAGACTGATCCAGATCGTGATGTGTTAATGCATGTGATTGTTGATCTTTTTGCCAATAGCCGCTCTTTTGGGCGCATACACATAGCGCTGACGACGTTAGGGCCTCTCAAGCTTCACTGTAGATATCTTCGTGTGGAGGATCTTACTATGCCAAAACTCAGGACCCTTCTCAGCCTACTTCCTCACCAGAGCCTTCTGGGATTTGACATTCGCTACACCAGCCTGGGTGCTGCTGGTTTCATTGAACTTTTGCCCCTGCTTTCCACCTTCCCCGCACTACATTCTCTGCAGCTGCATTACTGTAACTTGGATATTCGCAGAGACTACTTTGTTGAAGATGATGAACTGAGGACCATGTCACAGGGACTGGCGCGGTTACAGAAACTGAAACGTCTTAGCGTGACTGCTCTGCACATGCCAGGACAACTTCGTGCCTTCCTCAG ttcactGCCTCAACCACTGGAGACCCTGGAAATTTCATCTTCAAGGCTGAGATCAGAAGACTTTGCCTATCTGTCTCGTAGCCACCATGCCTCTTCACTGCAGCAGCTGGATCTTAGTAGTAACCGTCTGGACAACAGCATCCTGCCCTCTTTGAGACATCTGCTCTACCAGGCTTCCAGCAGCCTGCAAGACCTCTGCCTCTGTGCCTGTGGCCTGACTGATAACGGGCTGGGCCTTCTGCAACCCTCGCTGCAGTGCTGTCGGGCCCTTAAGAGTTTGGctttggcctcaaacctgctctcCATGGCTGGCATCTTGGACCTAGTGAGGACAGCTGTGAGAATGCCGTCCCTCCGCCGGCTGCTTTATCCCATGCCAGTAGAGAGCAGTGATGAAGACTTGGACTGTCCTTTGTTGGAGTCAACGATTACCATCCAGCTGAACAGGATACTGCTCGACAGCGGCCGCTCCAACATGCTCCTGACTAGTGAACTGGACACTTTTGATGAAAATATATTGGACTAG